One stretch of Rosistilla oblonga DNA includes these proteins:
- a CDS encoding alkaline phosphatase family protein, whose amino-acid sequence MTKTKTLSLLLIASLIITCSPRPANAADRRTENVVLISIDGLRWQDLFSGADARLMNRDDGGVRELDPLRQRFDASTPEARRARLMPFFWSVIAKQGQVYGDVNAGSVVRVTNGRYFSYPGYSELLCGFGDETIDSNAKRPNKNVSVLEWLNGKPAYHDRIAAFGSWDVFPFILNQQRSGIYVNAGWQDLDVFGNERELAQWNLLSNSLPRYWSAVRYDAFTARGALEYLKVKQPRVLYVALGETDDWAHDGRYDQYLDAALRSDRAIEQLWNTCQKIDQYRDKTTFIITTDHGRGDDRVGWKSHGASIPGSEFIWIAVLGPDTPPLSKPSTAELTQAQVAATVAAALGEDFTTSDNRIAKPLAEAFDVSQ is encoded by the coding sequence ATGACCAAAACGAAAACCCTCTCGCTGTTGCTGATCGCCAGCCTCATCATCACCTGTTCCCCACGTCCGGCCAACGCGGCTGATCGACGTACCGAAAACGTGGTCCTGATTTCGATCGATGGGCTGCGTTGGCAGGATCTCTTTTCCGGAGCCGACGCGCGATTGATGAACCGCGACGATGGCGGCGTCCGCGAACTCGATCCGCTTCGCCAGCGGTTTGACGCCAGTACGCCCGAAGCGCGTCGCGCCCGCTTGATGCCCTTTTTCTGGAGCGTGATCGCCAAACAGGGACAGGTCTACGGCGACGTCAACGCGGGAAGCGTCGTCCGCGTCACCAACGGTCGCTACTTTTCATATCCCGGATACAGCGAACTGTTGTGTGGTTTTGGCGACGAGACGATCGATTCGAATGCCAAGCGGCCGAACAAAAACGTCAGCGTTCTCGAGTGGCTCAACGGCAAGCCCGCGTATCACGATCGCATCGCCGCGTTTGGTTCTTGGGATGTGTTTCCCTTCATCTTGAACCAGCAGCGCAGCGGGATCTATGTCAATGCCGGCTGGCAGGACTTGGATGTCTTTGGCAACGAAAGGGAACTGGCTCAGTGGAACCTGTTGTCGAACAGTCTGCCTCGCTATTGGAGCGCCGTGCGATACGATGCCTTCACCGCGCGGGGCGCGTTGGAATACTTGAAAGTCAAACAGCCGCGAGTGCTTTATGTCGCCTTGGGCGAAACCGACGACTGGGCTCACGATGGTCGGTACGATCAATATCTCGACGCCGCCTTGCGATCGGATCGGGCGATCGAACAACTGTGGAACACGTGCCAGAAGATCGACCAATACCGCGACAAGACGACCTTCATCATCACCACCGATCATGGCCGCGGCGACGATCGCGTCGGTTGGAAGAGCCACGGGGCGTCGATCCCCGGATCGGAATTCATCTGGATCGCCGTGTTGGGCCCCGATACGCCGCCGTTGTCGAAACCATCGACCGCGGAGTTGACGCAGGCGCAAGTTGCGGCGACCGTTGCCGCGGCATTGGGCGAAGATTTTACCACCAGCGACAATCGAATCGCCAAACCATTGGCCGAGGCGTTCGACGTCTCTCAGTAG